One Turneriella parva DSM 21527 genomic region harbors:
- a CDS encoding NAD(P) transhydrogenase subunit alpha codes for MDILAPLYIFILAAFVGYNVIHKVPPLLHTPLMSATNAISAISVVAAIIVAGMDHSDENTKVLAIIMSVIAVAAATTNLVGGFLITDRMLKMFKKDKPAATEAKTEAGK; via the coding sequence ATGGATATTCTAGCCCCACTCTACATCTTTATTCTCGCCGCGTTTGTCGGCTACAACGTGATACACAAGGTGCCCCCCCTGTTGCACACCCCGCTCATGTCAGCGACGAACGCCATTTCGGCGATTTCAGTCGTGGCCGCGATCATCGTCGCCGGCATGGACCACAGCGATGAGAACACCAAAGTGCTCGCGATCATAATGTCTGTCATTGCCGTCGCGGCCGCCACAACGAACCTCGTCGGTGGTTTTCTTATCACCGACCGTATGCTCAAGATGTTCAAGAAAGACAAACCTGCAGCGACAGAAGCTAAAACGGAGGCAGGCAAATGA
- a CDS encoding NAD(P) transhydrogenase subunit alpha — translation MKLAVAKETSTGEKRVALIPESVKKLKAKGFTILVEKGAGDGSFITDAQFAEAGAELCNAADLASADAVLRVRPPTTQEIESYKSGGWIFATLDAINRKENLPAYAKMKTTAFAMEFIPRITIAQSMDVLSSMASIAGYRAVLMASQEFNGFFPMLMTAAGTISPAKAFVLGAGVAGLQAIATAKRLGAVVEAFDVRAAAAEQVESLGAKFVKMEITENLQDDQGYAKEASPEFIAKQKELLHKHITKSDVVITTAQIFGKKAPILIEDYMVKSMKPGSIIVDLASETGGNCTLTKHGETVEVGGVKILAPANITSSMSSAASRMLSKNMENLLTYLFENGALARDASTDEILKRSLITREGELVSEIVKKAVN, via the coding sequence ATGAAACTAGCCGTAGCCAAAGAAACGAGCACCGGAGAAAAGCGCGTCGCGCTGATACCCGAGAGCGTCAAAAAACTCAAAGCAAAAGGCTTCACGATTCTCGTCGAAAAGGGCGCAGGTGATGGCTCTTTCATCACCGACGCGCAGTTTGCCGAAGCGGGGGCAGAACTCTGCAATGCTGCTGATCTCGCCTCTGCCGATGCAGTGCTGAGGGTCAGACCGCCGACAACCCAAGAAATCGAATCTTACAAATCGGGCGGTTGGATCTTCGCCACCCTCGATGCGATTAACCGCAAAGAGAATCTGCCGGCCTACGCAAAAATGAAAACAACCGCGTTTGCGATGGAGTTTATTCCGCGCATTACGATTGCGCAGTCGATGGACGTTCTGAGTTCAATGGCGTCGATTGCGGGTTACCGTGCGGTGCTGATGGCTTCACAGGAATTCAACGGCTTTTTTCCGATGCTGATGACAGCTGCCGGCACAATTTCACCGGCAAAGGCATTCGTGCTGGGCGCAGGTGTCGCTGGTTTGCAGGCAATTGCGACTGCGAAGCGCCTCGGCGCAGTGGTTGAGGCATTCGATGTGCGCGCTGCCGCCGCTGAGCAGGTAGAGAGCCTCGGTGCAAAATTCGTCAAAATGGAAATCACCGAGAACCTGCAAGACGACCAGGGGTACGCAAAAGAGGCATCGCCCGAATTTATCGCCAAGCAAAAAGAACTATTGCACAAACACATCACCAAATCTGATGTGGTCATTACCACCGCGCAGATATTCGGCAAAAAAGCGCCGATTCTGATCGAAGATTACATGGTCAAGAGCATGAAACCGGGTTCGATCATTGTCGACCTGGCGTCTGAAACCGGCGGCAACTGCACGCTCACCAAACACGGCGAAACCGTCGAAGTGGGTGGAGTAAAAATTCTCGCTCCCGCAAACATCACGTCTTCAATGAGCAGTGCGGCAAGCCGTATGCTCTCGAAGAATATGGAGAATCTGCTGACATACCTATTCGAAAACGGTGCGCTCGCACGCGATGCGTCGACCGATGAAATTTTGAAGCGCAGCCTCATCACCCGTGAAGGCGAACTTGTCTCAGAAATCGTGAAGAAAGCCGTAAACTAA
- the lipB gene encoding lipoyl(octanoyl) transferase LipB: MHLLRSPVLCNYQYIGLTPYQNALQLMETALQKLPENEAKVWGLEHPLVYTSGLKTESAHILNHEIQVVPARRGGSVTLHNEGQLVIYFAFPLSTVEGGLERFVRVLESTLAEVLLGFSVDCNFRPGASGIFTAGGKVAFIGLGLKRGFIYHGVSVNLTNNLNDFRAINSCGLTLEMTSVQKLTGRSIPAEVFFEKFSSVFSLKLTKQTPSAFRDEALRGNNLEDWRTGFKRGWLAFHERRFWEAHELWEIYWHEMPPGDLRIFFHAMIQVAMAYYKLYTAPNFTGALSLLTKALEKLTVVREIVPLENQNEFIAALEKQLQQLQKAAAVGEIDSAEKALPDIFAWQMP, encoded by the coding sequence ATGCATCTTCTTCGAAGTCCTGTTCTCTGCAATTATCAGTATATTGGTCTGACACCCTATCAGAACGCATTGCAGCTCATGGAAACTGCGCTGCAGAAACTGCCCGAAAACGAGGCGAAGGTGTGGGGGCTTGAACATCCGCTCGTATACACTTCGGGGCTCAAGACTGAATCTGCCCATATTTTGAACCACGAGATTCAGGTTGTGCCTGCGCGCCGCGGTGGGTCGGTAACGCTGCACAATGAAGGCCAGCTCGTGATCTATTTTGCCTTTCCACTTTCTACAGTAGAAGGTGGCCTCGAGAGATTTGTGCGGGTGCTCGAGTCGACTCTGGCTGAGGTGTTGCTCGGTTTTAGCGTCGATTGTAATTTCAGGCCCGGCGCGAGCGGCATCTTCACCGCAGGAGGCAAAGTCGCCTTCATCGGCCTCGGGCTCAAACGGGGTTTCATCTACCATGGCGTCTCGGTCAACCTCACCAATAACCTGAATGACTTTCGCGCCATAAATTCCTGCGGCCTCACACTTGAAATGACGAGTGTGCAGAAACTCACCGGCCGCAGCATACCAGCAGAGGTCTTCTTCGAAAAGTTTTCCTCAGTTTTTAGCCTAAAACTCACGAAGCAGACACCCTCTGCGTTTCGCGATGAGGCTCTGCGCGGCAATAACCTCGAAGACTGGCGCACCGGGTTTAAGCGAGGCTGGCTTGCATTTCACGAACGCCGGTTTTGGGAAGCGCATGAATTGTGGGAGATCTACTGGCACGAGATGCCGCCCGGCGATCTGCGCATTTTTTTTCACGCGATGATCCAGGTTGCAATGGCCTATTACAAACTCTATACCGCACCTAACTTCACGGGTGCGCTTTCGCTGCTCACCAAGGCACTCGAAAAGCTCACTGTCGTCAGAGAAATAGTGCCGCTCGAAAACCAAAACGAGTTTATCGCGGCGCTGGAAAAACAGCTGCAGCAGCTTCAAAAGGCTGCGGCAGTCGGCGAGATTGATTCCGCTGAAAAAGCACTGCCAGACATTTTTGCCTGGCAGATGCCTTAA
- a CDS encoding single-stranded DNA-binding protein — translation MFNQKMNIQQFVGRLVKDPTLKTTTNGKLLMTFPFAYNTPNKTDDSGSTANFLDVEAWEKLADFNAPRLKKGMEIVIMGNLTQRRWKDAENKTRSTFRLVARAITVSDLKRRPEPDHLRQAA, via the coding sequence ATGTTTAACCAAAAGATGAATATCCAGCAATTCGTGGGCAGGCTGGTGAAAGACCCGACGCTCAAGACCACGACGAATGGCAAGCTGCTGATGACCTTTCCGTTCGCGTACAACACGCCCAACAAGACAGACGATAGCGGCAGCACGGCGAATTTTCTCGATGTCGAAGCATGGGAAAAGCTCGCAGACTTCAACGCGCCCCGCCTCAAGAAAGGTATGGAGATCGTGATTATGGGCAACCTGACGCAGCGCCGCTGGAAAGACGCTGAAAACAAGACACGCTCGACGTTTCGCCTCGTGGCGCGCGCAATCACCGTGAGCGACCTCAAGCGCCGCCCCGAGCCAGACCATCTGCGCCAGGCAGCCTAG
- the grxD gene encoding Grx4 family monothiol glutaredoxin, which yields MTIEEMKSQIDKDVKENAVVLFMKGNKEFPQCGFSARVVQILNQHGANFVTRDVLADPVLRDAIKQYSDWPTLPQLYIKGEFIGGCDIVTEMAQKNELAPLLS from the coding sequence ATGACAATTGAAGAAATGAAATCCCAGATCGACAAAGACGTGAAAGAAAATGCCGTTGTGCTGTTTATGAAAGGCAACAAAGAATTTCCCCAGTGCGGTTTTTCTGCGCGTGTGGTACAGATTCTCAACCAACACGGCGCAAATTTCGTCACGCGCGATGTGCTTGCCGACCCGGTTCTGCGCGATGCGATCAAACAATATTCAGACTGGCCAACTCTGCCGCAGCTTTATATCAAGGGTGAATTCATCGGCGGCTGTGACATCGTGACCGAGATGGCGCAGAAGAACGAACTCGCTCCGCTGCTCAGCTAA
- the gshA gene encoding glutamate--cysteine ligase, with the protein MNRLLQNKILAASNRIEDWLVSLEKDVPLFMSADIRDAGFKIASIDANLYPAGFNNLHESWYPVAAAELKNALNRYGVAVGSKLLLVCEEHTRNLFYLQNVYALLNLLRLAGYDADAATQFVIEDGSYVSGAITLTTAQGDKLQMLSPETAAAKESDYAAVVMNHDSSAGTAEWIKNLKIQVLPAWQAGWHTRSKARHFQHYRNLTADLGAIVGVDPWFFSPLDAHITGVDINDDASRAQIAAQAEQLMQSIQARYDEYQIKEKPFVFLKSDHGTYGMAMLSFDNAGEIQDINRKEKNKLFKGKSSVVVKDYLLQEGVPTIVKTGEHFAENVVMLANNRFIGRFGRVNEQKDARTSLNSTGMYFKQIAMAESQNAETQVAALMTRVAGIALQREICEILNPAGKDLPGLCGALPA; encoded by the coding sequence GTGAACCGATTGCTGCAAAATAAGATTCTCGCGGCCTCGAACCGCATCGAAGACTGGCTCGTTTCGCTCGAGAAAGATGTGCCGCTTTTTATGTCGGCAGATATTCGCGATGCGGGTTTCAAAATCGCCTCGATCGATGCGAACCTTTACCCGGCCGGTTTTAATAACCTTCACGAAAGCTGGTATCCCGTTGCGGCGGCAGAACTGAAGAATGCGCTCAATCGCTATGGCGTTGCTGTCGGTTCAAAGCTTCTACTCGTCTGCGAAGAACACACGCGTAACCTCTTTTATCTGCAGAACGTCTATGCGCTGCTGAACCTGCTGAGACTGGCAGGGTATGACGCAGACGCTGCCACGCAGTTTGTGATTGAAGACGGCAGTTATGTTTCGGGAGCGATAACCCTCACCACTGCGCAGGGCGATAAACTGCAAATGCTTTCGCCCGAGACTGCCGCGGCAAAAGAATCAGACTATGCGGCCGTCGTCATGAACCACGATTCATCTGCCGGCACTGCCGAATGGATCAAGAATCTGAAGATTCAGGTTCTGCCGGCATGGCAGGCGGGCTGGCATACGCGCAGCAAGGCGCGCCACTTTCAGCATTACCGCAACCTCACCGCAGACCTTGGGGCGATCGTAGGGGTTGACCCCTGGTTTTTTTCGCCGCTCGACGCACACATTACAGGTGTCGATATCAACGACGATGCCTCGCGGGCGCAAATCGCAGCGCAGGCTGAACAACTGATGCAGAGCATTCAGGCGCGCTACGACGAATACCAGATCAAAGAAAAGCCATTTGTATTTTTGAAATCTGACCATGGTACTTATGGTATGGCGATGCTGTCTTTCGACAACGCCGGCGAAATTCAGGATATCAACCGCAAAGAGAAGAACAAACTTTTTAAGGGCAAAAGCTCCGTGGTCGTCAAAGACTATCTGCTGCAAGAGGGAGTGCCAACGATCGTTAAAACCGGCGAACACTTTGCCGAGAACGTTGTCATGCTTGCGAACAATCGGTTCATCGGGCGTTTCGGTCGCGTCAATGAGCAGAAAGATGCGCGCACGAGCCTTAACAGCACCGGCATGTACTTTAAACAAATAGCCATGGCTGAATCACAGAATGCCGAAACCCAGGTCGCCGCGCTGATGACGAGGGTCGCGGGCATTGCGCTGCAGCGCGAAATTTGTGAAATTCTGAATCCCGCTGGCAAAGACCTGCCGGGCCTCTGCGGCGCGTTACCCGCTTAG
- the secF gene encoding protein translocase subunit SecF: MNLHVMKLKWFSLIGSLVLLVALLVITFQKHQGFALSIDFAGGIKLELQKTEKLTVDSLRSFFEAEKISAAVQVVDKASGDRMKIEIGGKSQQDLTARAEAEKAALEKKGYPINAIDYLKYLIQNKLLPANSPAIEFSAAEQVGPTIGAYLQSNALYLVGIALLLITIYVAFRFRLNFALGALIASVHDLIITVGVIGVLQIPLSVPVVAALLTILGYSINDTIVIFDRIRENMHGQEELGIEPVVDKSIMQSLTRTINVTGTTLVAVIPIYLFGDEGLKDLAQVLIFGILIGTYSSNFVAAPIVVIWDNLMKRRARA; encoded by the coding sequence ATGAACCTTCATGTCATGAAACTCAAGTGGTTTAGCCTCATCGGCTCGCTTGTTTTGCTGGTTGCCTTACTTGTTATCACATTCCAAAAGCACCAGGGTTTTGCTCTGAGCATTGATTTTGCCGGCGGCATAAAATTAGAACTGCAGAAAACCGAGAAACTCACGGTGGATTCATTGCGCTCGTTTTTTGAGGCAGAGAAAATCTCTGCGGCGGTTCAGGTTGTCGACAAGGCGTCGGGCGACCGAATGAAAATTGAAATCGGCGGCAAGTCTCAACAAGACCTGACAGCCCGCGCCGAAGCCGAAAAAGCTGCCCTTGAGAAAAAGGGCTATCCGATCAACGCGATTGATTACCTCAAGTACCTCATTCAGAATAAGCTGCTGCCTGCAAACTCCCCTGCGATTGAGTTCTCAGCGGCTGAGCAGGTTGGCCCGACGATTGGCGCATACCTGCAGTCGAATGCGCTCTATCTGGTGGGTATTGCACTGCTTCTGATTACGATTTATGTTGCATTTCGCTTTCGTTTAAATTTTGCACTCGGCGCTTTGATTGCATCGGTGCATGACCTGATCATCACAGTGGGAGTTATCGGCGTACTGCAGATTCCCCTCTCGGTGCCGGTCGTCGCCGCACTGCTCACGATTCTCGGTTACTCGATCAACGATACGATCGTTATTTTCGACCGCATTCGCGAGAATATGCACGGTCAAGAAGAACTGGGTATTGAACCGGTCGTCGATAAGTCGATTATGCAGTCGCTCACGAGAACCATTAACGTGACGGGCACAACTCTGGTTGCAGTAATACCCATTTATCTGTTTGGCGATGAGGGCCTCAAAGACCTCGCGCAGGTACTCATTTTCGGTATTCTGATCGGCACCTATTCTTCTAACTTTGTCGCCGCACCCATTGTCGTCATCTGGGACAACCTCATGAAAAGGAGAGCACGCGCATGA
- the gshB gene encoding glutathione synthase codes for MNHVFLIDPPESLHTEKDTSFALMLEAQRQGHGVHVMLRGGISRKPSGLVFKTRKAVVHDRAERPFKLSEWQESAASDFDVVWIRTDPPFDVHYLTDTWLLSEAGKRPLVLNAPQGLRTINEKIWAAQFTEITPPTLITANAADFHEFLRDHGAVVVKPTDGFGGSSVFIVRSGDKNAAVVFETLVRLSGYVIVQKYLPAATEGDKRILVLQGEILGAVLRLHGENDHRNNFAAGGSANAASITAEDENIVAMLRPHLTNLGIFFAGIDVIGGKLIEVNVTSPTCLREMQKFTGENLAKKIIDAAARAASGA; via the coding sequence ATGAATCATGTTTTTCTGATCGACCCGCCCGAGTCGCTGCATACCGAAAAAGATACGTCTTTTGCGCTGATGCTCGAAGCGCAGCGTCAGGGACACGGGGTTCATGTGATGCTCCGCGGCGGTATCAGCCGCAAACCGTCAGGCCTCGTGTTCAAGACCCGTAAAGCAGTCGTGCACGACCGCGCCGAGCGCCCGTTTAAACTCTCAGAGTGGCAAGAGAGCGCGGCGAGCGATTTTGACGTCGTCTGGATACGCACCGACCCGCCCTTTGATGTGCATTACCTGACAGATACCTGGCTGTTGTCTGAGGCCGGTAAGCGTCCGCTCGTGCTGAATGCGCCGCAGGGACTCAGAACGATCAACGAGAAGATCTGGGCGGCGCAGTTCACAGAAATCACTCCGCCTACCCTGATTACCGCAAACGCCGCCGATTTTCACGAATTTCTAAGAGATCACGGCGCGGTCGTCGTTAAACCGACAGACGGTTTTGGCGGTTCATCGGTCTTCATCGTCAGAAGCGGCGACAAGAATGCGGCAGTGGTTTTTGAGACTCTCGTGCGGCTGAGTGGTTACGTGATTGTGCAAAAATATCTGCCGGCTGCGACCGAAGGCGACAAGCGCATTCTGGTGCTGCAGGGTGAAATTCTGGGCGCCGTTCTGCGGCTGCACGGTGAGAACGACCACCGCAATAACTTTGCCGCTGGCGGCAGTGCAAACGCAGCCTCGATCACGGCTGAAGACGAAAATATCGTTGCGATGCTCAGGCCTCACCTGACGAATCTCGGAATCTTCTTTGCGGGCATCGACGTGATCGGTGGCAAACTGATCGAAGTCAACGTCACGTCGCCGACCTGCCTTAGGGAAATGCAGAAATTCACGGGTGAAAATCTCGCAAAAAAGATCATCGACGCTGCGGCACGCGCCGCCTCAGGAGCTTAA
- a CDS encoding NAD(P)(+) transhydrogenase (Re/Si-specific) subunit beta — protein MIDNYVRKLFSTFLGDQEIHLFIGLAYLIASVFFILGLKFLSSPRTARRGMFLAEAGMAVAIISTLLDREVVSLEWILIGLVIGSIAGYVIALLTPMTAMPQRTALSHAFGALAVALVGVTKYYTGHVRPDDHGLMIAIGMEVLLGALTFTGSMIAFAKLNGTLPGAPIQYRGQNPVNITIIAILVASFGYLIYNPGAAELFYVLAFVALIFGVSLVLPIGAADMPVVMSLLNAYAGLGACATGFALNNNVLIIAGALDGASGVILSIIMTKAMNRSMMNVLFGGFGAVTPAAEAREVKGSIKGQTAEEAAAILDIAESVVIVPGYGMAVSQAQHSCKKLVDYLIKKGKTVRFAIHPVAGRMPGHMNVLLAEAGVDYDLLCDMDQINDDFPTTDVSIVIGANDVVNPAAKDDKSSPIYGMPILNVDSSRTVMVLKRGMSPGFSGIENELFYKDNCVMVFGDAKKTLDGFVTGLQELDA, from the coding sequence ATGATCGACAACTATGTGCGCAAACTATTTAGTACATTTCTCGGTGATCAGGAAATTCACCTGTTCATCGGTCTCGCGTACCTCATTGCATCTGTTTTCTTCATTCTTGGCCTCAAGTTTCTGAGCTCGCCGCGAACCGCGCGCCGTGGTATGTTTCTCGCCGAAGCCGGTATGGCGGTGGCGATTATCAGTACGCTGCTCGACCGTGAAGTTGTCAGCCTCGAATGGATTCTGATCGGCCTCGTAATCGGCTCCATCGCCGGTTATGTGATCGCGCTGCTGACGCCGATGACGGCGATGCCCCAGCGGACTGCGCTCTCGCATGCTTTCGGCGCTCTGGCAGTCGCACTCGTGGGCGTTACCAAGTATTACACCGGCCACGTCAGGCCAGACGACCATGGTCTGATGATTGCGATCGGTATGGAAGTTCTGCTCGGCGCCCTGACCTTTACCGGCTCGATGATCGCGTTCGCAAAACTGAACGGTACGCTGCCCGGTGCGCCAATTCAGTACCGTGGCCAGAACCCGGTAAACATCACTATCATTGCGATACTCGTCGCCTCTTTCGGATACCTGATCTACAATCCAGGCGCTGCTGAGCTCTTTTACGTTCTCGCATTCGTCGCACTCATATTCGGGGTAAGCCTCGTGCTCCCCATTGGTGCGGCAGACATGCCAGTTGTGATGTCACTCTTGAATGCTTACGCGGGCCTCGGAGCCTGCGCCACCGGTTTCGCCCTCAACAACAACGTTCTCATTATCGCAGGGGCACTCGACGGAGCTTCGGGTGTGATTCTTTCGATTATCATGACAAAGGCGATGAACCGATCGATGATGAATGTACTCTTCGGCGGTTTCGGCGCCGTTACCCCGGCTGCAGAGGCACGTGAGGTTAAGGGCTCAATCAAAGGCCAAACGGCTGAGGAAGCAGCCGCGATTCTCGACATTGCCGAGTCGGTGGTTATTGTGCCTGGCTATGGCATGGCGGTTTCGCAGGCGCAGCACAGCTGCAAAAAGCTTGTCGACTACCTCATCAAGAAAGGCAAGACTGTGCGCTTCGCTATCCATCCGGTGGCGGGGCGCATGCCAGGCCATATGAACGTATTGCTCGCAGAAGCGGGCGTGGACTACGACCTGCTTTGCGACATGGACCAGATCAACGATGACTTTCCGACGACGGACGTTTCGATTGTCATCGGTGCAAATGACGTTGTAAACCCGGCGGCTAAAGACGATAAATCAAGCCCCATTTATGGCATGCCGATTCTCAACGTAGACTCTTCGCGGACGGTGATGGTGCTGAAGCGCGGCATGAGCCCCGGCTTCTCAGGAATCGAAAACGAGCTTTTTTACAAAGACAACTGCGTCATGGTATTTGGTGACGCGAAAAAGACTCTCGACGGTTTCGTCACGGGTCTGCAAGAACTCGACGCCTAA
- the yajC gene encoding preprotein translocase subunit YajC, with the protein MTELLFTVAQAVPVPVTQPGAAAPAAGAAPAAGTTATVGTAPKAAAGQPDTSSMISSFALPVLMIVVFYFLLIRPQQKREKDRQKQLKALEKGDRVLTRGGIFGTVVGVKGDENIAIVKISDDVKVEVAISTLDTVVTKAGGN; encoded by the coding sequence ATGACTGAACTATTATTCACCGTTGCACAGGCAGTACCCGTGCCCGTAACACAACCCGGCGCGGCGGCACCTGCCGCCGGAGCCGCCCCGGCGGCGGGTACAACCGCAACTGTTGGCACAGCGCCAAAAGCAGCTGCGGGTCAGCCCGATACCAGCAGCATGATCTCAAGCTTTGCGCTGCCTGTGCTGATGATTGTGGTGTTCTACTTTCTGCTCATTCGCCCACAGCAGAAGCGCGAGAAAGACCGCCAGAAGCAGCTGAAGGCGCTTGAGAAAGGCGACCGCGTTCTGACGCGCGGTGGCATTTTCGGTACCGTTGTCGGCGTCAAAGGTGACGAAAACATTGCGATTGTGAAAATTTCAGACGACGTGAAGGTTGAGGTCGCGATCTCAACCCTTGACACTGTCGTGACAAAAGCCGGCGGCAACTGA
- a CDS encoding BolA/IbaG family iron-sulfur metabolism protein: MVDPQEIHRLIAAALPGAHVEVLDPMKDGEHLQAVVASEKFVGLPLVRQHKLVMDALREPLKDRLHALQLKTMTPDQIT, from the coding sequence ATGGTTGACCCGCAAGAAATACACCGCCTGATTGCCGCGGCGCTGCCCGGCGCGCATGTCGAAGTGCTCGACCCGATGAAAGACGGCGAACACCTTCAGGCAGTCGTTGCTTCAGAGAAGTTTGTCGGCCTGCCGCTCGTACGCCAGCATAAGCTTGTGATGGATGCGCTTCGGGAACCGCTGAAAGACCGGCTGCACGCATTGCAGCTGAAGACGATGACCCCAGACCAAATCACTTAA
- the secD gene encoding protein translocase subunit SecD yields the protein MSAQVRFFLILTVVGLSIALIWPNLGERTIRVYANEAAAPEKREEALQRVEKYVGQNYAAKYTAARKTAKPIGNEKAAEESFVSIKGKFVQTAFLNELGRLEGIDPDRILLEPMWVEEKLMAKPFKLGLDLQGGMNLVLEGDFKKLKETLERQYPPEMLAGLKKQLETETDPEKKKNLTNKITEINNAFDFTPQRKKQDVEGALEIMRSRIDARGVSEPLIRMQGEERIEISLPGVANPDQAKKLIASTARVAYHIHDPAGEAGRLTQEANREFGEFQKLTTDFQRQDFVRKLEAKLKFPKTLGIYLSYDKRPNAKGVSELMATEFLVLENQPVLTGDQMSRNVYATVDPERGNFLVSFELTAAGADTFGKVTTENKGKLIAILIDNKVRSAPRINEPILGGRGQISGSFTGQEANDLALIIKEGALPVPMVIVEERSVGPTLGQEAIDSGLKAILFGLVLVILYMIAYYHASGVIASFALVINLLLMAAIFALMDFTITLPGLAGVVLTMGMAVDSNVIIYERIREELRRGKSVKLAVAAGFERATLTIIDSNLTTLIAAIILASKLGVGPIKGFGVTLFVGIITTLFTALVVTRAVIEWLAYTVEVKSLSIGFGKHRSAGKTPAAALRGGKV from the coding sequence GTGAGTGCACAAGTTAGATTTTTTCTGATTCTGACCGTAGTTGGTCTGTCGATTGCCCTGATTTGGCCGAACCTCGGCGAGCGCACCATTCGCGTCTATGCCAATGAGGCCGCAGCGCCTGAAAAGCGCGAAGAGGCTCTGCAGCGCGTTGAAAAATATGTCGGGCAGAATTATGCAGCGAAATACACCGCAGCGCGTAAGACTGCAAAGCCGATTGGCAATGAAAAAGCCGCCGAAGAGAGTTTCGTGAGCATCAAAGGCAAGTTCGTTCAGACAGCCTTTTTGAACGAACTCGGCCGCCTCGAAGGTATAGACCCAGACCGCATTCTGCTCGAGCCGATGTGGGTCGAAGAAAAACTAATGGCAAAACCCTTCAAGCTCGGCCTTGACCTGCAGGGCGGCATGAACCTCGTGCTCGAAGGCGACTTCAAAAAACTCAAAGAGACTCTCGAACGCCAATACCCTCCCGAAATGCTCGCCGGCCTCAAGAAGCAACTCGAGACCGAAACTGACCCCGAGAAGAAGAAGAATCTGACGAACAAAATTACTGAAATCAACAACGCTTTTGACTTCACTCCGCAGCGCAAAAAGCAGGATGTCGAAGGTGCTCTCGAGATTATGCGGTCGCGCATCGATGCCCGCGGTGTTTCTGAGCCCCTCATTCGTATGCAGGGCGAAGAACGAATTGAAATATCCTTGCCCGGTGTCGCAAACCCCGACCAGGCAAAAAAGCTGATTGCATCGACGGCGCGCGTGGCCTACCACATTCACGATCCGGCCGGCGAAGCGGGCCGCCTGACGCAAGAAGCCAACCGGGAGTTTGGCGAATTCCAGAAACTCACAACCGATTTTCAACGCCAGGATTTCGTGCGCAAGCTCGAGGCGAAACTCAAGTTTCCCAAGACACTCGGTATCTATCTTTCTTATGACAAACGTCCCAATGCCAAAGGCGTGAGCGAGCTTATGGCAACGGAGTTTCTGGTGCTTGAAAACCAACCGGTTCTCACCGGTGACCAGATGAGCCGCAACGTGTATGCGACTGTTGACCCCGAGCGCGGCAACTTTCTCGTGAGTTTTGAACTGACGGCGGCCGGCGCCGACACATTCGGCAAAGTCACAACGGAAAACAAGGGTAAACTCATCGCAATTCTGATCGACAATAAGGTTCGGTCGGCGCCGCGCATCAACGAGCCCATTCTCGGCGGTCGCGGGCAGATCAGCGGCAGTTTCACCGGGCAAGAGGCAAATGACCTCGCACTCATCATTAAAGAGGGAGCATTACCAGTGCCCATGGTGATCGTCGAAGAACGTTCCGTGGGCCCAACGCTTGGCCAAGAGGCGATTGACTCAGGCCTCAAGGCAATCCTCTTTGGTCTGGTGCTGGTTATTCTGTATATGATTGCTTATTACCATGCATCGGGAGTGATTGCGAGCTTCGCGCTGGTCATCAACCTGTTGCTCATGGCTGCGATTTTTGCGCTGATGGATTTCACGATTACACTTCCCGGCCTTGCGGGTGTCGTTCTGACGATGGGTATGGCGGTCGACTCAAACGTGATTATTTACGAGCGCATACGCGAAGAACTGCGCCGCGGAAAATCGGTGAAGCTTGCAGTAGCTGCCGGGTTTGAGCGCGCAACTCTGACAATTATCGACAGTAACCTGACAACTCTGATCGCGGCGATTATTCTCGCCTCGAAGCTCGGCGTTGGTCCGATCAAAGGCTTCGGCGTAACACTGTTCGTCGGCATCATCACGACCCTGTTCACAGCTCTTGTTGTGACCCGTGCCGTTATCGAATGGCTCGCCTACACGGTAGAAGTAAAAAGTCTTTCGATAGGCTTTGGCAAACACCGGAGCGCCGGCAAAACGCCGGCAGCGGCGCTGCGCGGGGGTAAAGTATGA